One Peterkaempfera bronchialis DNA window includes the following coding sequences:
- a CDS encoding LacI family DNA-binding transcriptional regulator yields MTAAANQSGRRPTSPRRLERAGIRDVAAAAGVSITTVSDALNGKGRLPDETRSRVREVAERLGYRPSAAARTLRTGRSGLLGLTVTTYGEEPFTFTEFAYFAEMARAATSAALNRGYALVVLPASSRHDVWGNVALDGTVVIDPADHDPVVAELHRQGVPVVSDGKPGNCPVTAWVDNDHEAAVLGILDHLSGAGARRIGLLTGTSTDTYTRLSTEAYLSWCARVGQEPVHETYPAHDPAAGAVAADRLLARPDRPDAVYGLFDPNGTDLLAAARRYGLRVPEDLLLVCCSESDVYATTEPPITTLSLKPRNIGTTVVNLLIDAIEGVGETPGRRLAPGAEPPPGRLMPTELIVRASSQRRSPRTTVSPPRTPDEG; encoded by the coding sequence ATGACAGCAGCAGCCAACCAGAGCGGCCGTCGGCCCACCAGCCCGAGGAGGCTGGAGCGGGCCGGCATCCGGGACGTTGCCGCCGCGGCCGGAGTCTCGATCACCACCGTCTCCGACGCCCTCAACGGCAAGGGCCGCCTCCCCGACGAGACCCGCAGCCGGGTGCGCGAGGTCGCCGAACGGCTGGGCTACCGCCCGTCAGCGGCGGCCCGCACGCTGCGCACCGGCCGGTCCGGCCTGCTCGGTCTCACCGTGACCACCTACGGCGAGGAGCCCTTCACCTTCACCGAGTTCGCCTACTTCGCCGAGATGGCCCGCGCCGCCACCTCGGCGGCGCTCAACCGCGGCTACGCCCTGGTGGTGCTGCCCGCCTCCTCCCGGCACGATGTCTGGGGCAATGTCGCCCTGGACGGCACCGTGGTCATCGACCCCGCCGACCACGACCCGGTGGTCGCCGAACTCCACCGCCAGGGCGTCCCCGTGGTCAGCGACGGCAAGCCCGGCAACTGCCCCGTCACCGCCTGGGTGGACAACGACCACGAAGCCGCCGTGCTCGGCATCCTCGACCACCTCTCCGGCGCCGGCGCCCGCCGCATCGGACTGCTCACCGGCACCAGCACCGACACCTACACCCGGCTCAGCACCGAGGCGTACCTCTCCTGGTGCGCCCGGGTCGGCCAGGAGCCCGTCCACGAGACCTACCCCGCGCACGACCCCGCCGCCGGCGCCGTCGCCGCCGACCGGCTGCTGGCCCGCCCCGACCGGCCCGACGCCGTCTACGGCCTCTTCGACCCCAACGGCACCGACCTGCTGGCCGCCGCCCGCCGCTATGGACTGCGCGTACCGGAGGACCTGCTGCTGGTCTGCTGCAGCGAAAGCGATGTGTACGCCACCACCGAACCCCCCATCACCACGCTCTCCCTCAAACCCCGGAACATCGGCACCACCGTGGTCAACCTGCTGATCGACGCCATCGAAGGGGTCGGCGAGACCCCCGGGCGACGCCTCGCCCCCGGCGCCGAACCGCCGCCCGGGCGGCTGATGCCCACCGAACTGATCGTGCGCGCCTCCTCGCAGCGCCGCAGCCCGCGCACCACGGTCAGCCCGCCCCGCACACCGGACGAGGGCTGA
- the hisC gene encoding histidinol-phosphate transaminase encodes MSGTAAQGPRLRRALEGIPTYKPGRPASGADGAPAYKLSSNENPYDPLPGVLEAVVETAGRFNRYPDMACSGLTAELAERFGVPPEHIATGTGSVGVAQQLIQSTAGPGDEVVYAWRSFEAYPIITRISGATAVQVPLTPGEVHDLDAMADAITERTRLVFVCNPNNPTGTVVRRAELERFLDRVPGDVLVVLDEAYREFIRDAEVPDGVDLYRDRPNVCVLRTFSKAYGLAGLRVGFAIAHEPVAAALRKTAVPFGVSQLAQDAAVASLRAEEALLVRVDALVQERARVAEALAGQGWTVPESQANFVWLRLGERTLDFAAACEAAGVVVRPFAGEGVRVTIGETEANDIFLRTAEAFRKEL; translated from the coding sequence GTGAGCGGCACGGCTGCACAGGGGCCCCGGCTTCGGCGGGCGCTGGAGGGCATTCCCACCTACAAGCCGGGACGCCCGGCCTCCGGTGCGGACGGCGCTCCGGCCTACAAGCTCTCCTCCAACGAGAACCCCTACGACCCGCTGCCCGGCGTCCTGGAGGCGGTGGTGGAGACGGCCGGCCGCTTCAACCGCTACCCCGACATGGCCTGCTCCGGCCTCACCGCCGAGCTGGCCGAGCGGTTCGGCGTGCCGCCGGAGCACATCGCGACCGGCACCGGCTCGGTGGGCGTCGCCCAGCAGCTGATCCAGTCGACGGCCGGGCCCGGCGACGAGGTGGTGTACGCCTGGCGGTCCTTCGAGGCGTACCCGATCATCACGCGGATCAGCGGCGCCACGGCGGTCCAGGTGCCGCTGACCCCCGGCGAGGTGCACGACCTGGACGCCATGGCCGACGCCATCACCGAGCGGACCCGGCTGGTCTTCGTCTGCAACCCCAACAACCCGACCGGCACCGTGGTGCGCCGCGCCGAGCTGGAGCGGTTCCTGGACCGGGTGCCGGGCGACGTGCTGGTGGTGCTGGACGAGGCGTACCGGGAGTTCATCCGGGACGCCGAGGTGCCGGACGGCGTCGACCTCTACCGCGACCGGCCGAACGTCTGCGTGCTGCGCACCTTCTCCAAGGCGTACGGGCTGGCCGGGCTGCGGGTCGGGTTCGCCATCGCCCATGAGCCGGTGGCCGCCGCGCTGCGCAAGACGGCGGTGCCGTTCGGCGTCAGCCAGCTCGCCCAGGACGCGGCGGTGGCCTCGCTGCGGGCCGAGGAGGCGCTGCTGGTCCGGGTGGACGCGCTGGTGCAGGAGCGGGCCCGGGTCGCGGAGGCGCTGGCCGGGCAGGGCTGGACGGTGCCGGAGTCGCAGGCCAACTTCGTCTGGCTGCGGCTCGGCGAGCGCACCCTGGACTTCGCCGCCGCGTGCGAGGCCGCCGGGGTCGTGGTGCGGCCGTTCGCCGGCGAGGGGGTCCGGGTGACCATCGGTGAGACCGAGGCCAATGACATCTTCCTGCGCACCGCCGAGGCGTTCCGCAAGGAGCTCTGA
- a CDS encoding efflux RND transporter periplasmic adaptor subunit, with amino-acid sequence MKVLPRRRRAVLLNSLLGVVLLAGGGLAYATVNADATPTTRTGQTRTATVAKGVVLATVSGSGTLASPTDAGVDFTTGGTLTSVKVAVGDTVKKGQVLAEVSDTDAQAKVDAAQAALNSAEAALTKAQAGETVTTTVPGTGTGTGTGTGTGSGTGGGRGGGGAAGGESTAPVTTTTTKVDASAVAQAEQQVTEAQNSLSDAKTALAGTVLKAPVSGTVASVGGKVGDTVSGTGSSSGSGQGGSAGSTGSSSSSSSGTLSGFVVITNPSGMQVDASFSEADALKVKKGQAATVTLNAQPDTELKAKVLSISSLPTSSGSGTGSGSAVQYAATLRITSPTGSLRTGMSATISVVTGEADNALYIPTNAVSGTGTTRTATVVKDDGSTESRKVEVGIEGDSTVQVTSGLSAGEKVALTSTTASGGNGFPGGAFPGVAGGFAGTGGGFSRGGFGGGQVRTGGGGR; translated from the coding sequence ATGAAGGTGCTCCCTCGGCGGCGCAGGGCCGTCCTGTTGAACTCCCTGCTCGGTGTCGTCCTGCTGGCCGGCGGCGGCCTGGCGTACGCCACGGTGAACGCCGACGCGACCCCGACGACGCGCACCGGGCAGACCCGTACCGCCACCGTGGCCAAGGGCGTGGTGCTCGCCACCGTCTCCGGCTCGGGCACGCTGGCGTCCCCCACCGACGCCGGGGTGGACTTCACCACGGGCGGCACCCTCACCTCGGTGAAGGTGGCGGTCGGCGACACGGTGAAGAAGGGCCAGGTGCTGGCCGAAGTGTCGGACACCGACGCCCAGGCCAAGGTGGATGCCGCCCAGGCGGCGCTGAACAGCGCGGAGGCCGCGCTGACCAAGGCGCAGGCGGGCGAGACCGTCACCACCACCGTCCCCGGCACGGGCACGGGCACGGGCACGGGCACGGGCACCGGCTCCGGCACCGGTGGTGGCCGGGGCGGCGGCGGTGCTGCGGGCGGTGAGTCGACCGCGCCGGTCACCACGACCACCACCAAGGTCGACGCCTCGGCGGTGGCCCAGGCCGAACAGCAGGTCACCGAGGCGCAGAACAGCCTCAGCGACGCCAAGACCGCGCTGGCCGGCACGGTGCTCAAGGCCCCGGTGTCCGGCACGGTCGCCTCGGTCGGCGGCAAGGTCGGCGACACCGTCTCCGGTACCGGCTCCTCCTCGGGGTCGGGACAGGGCGGCTCCGCCGGTTCCACCGGCTCGTCGTCCTCGTCCTCGTCCGGCACCCTCTCCGGCTTTGTGGTCATCACCAACCCCTCCGGTATGCAGGTCGACGCCTCCTTCTCGGAGGCCGACGCGCTCAAGGTCAAGAAGGGCCAGGCCGCAACGGTCACCCTCAACGCCCAGCCGGACACCGAACTCAAGGCCAAGGTGCTCTCCATCAGCTCGCTGCCGACCAGCAGCGGCAGCGGCACCGGCTCCGGCAGCGCGGTGCAGTACGCCGCCACGCTCAGGATCACCAGTCCCACCGGCAGCCTGCGCACCGGTATGAGCGCCACCATCTCGGTGGTCACCGGTGAGGCCGACAACGCCCTGTACATCCCCACCAACGCGGTGTCCGGCACCGGGACCACCCGCACGGCGACCGTGGTCAAGGACGACGGCTCCACCGAGAGCCGCAAGGTGGAGGTCGGCATCGAGGGCGACTCGACCGTGCAGGTCACCTCGGGGCTCTCGGCCGGTGAGAAGGTGGCGCTGACCTCCACCACCGCCTCCGGCGGCAATGGCTTCCCCGGCGGTGCCTTCCCCGGGGTGGCGGGTGGCTTCGCCGGAACCGGCGGCGGCTTCTCCCGGGGCGGCTTCGGCGGCGGCCAGGTCCGCACGGGCGGGGGTGGCCGGTGA
- a CDS encoding ABC transporter ATP-binding protein — MSPRLTVGRGRGRAARPAAPGLPSGLPSARPTGVPSGPVPVISVRRVRKSYGSGEATVHALRGPDDPAGGEPLGVSLDVRQGDFVAVMGSSGSGKSTLMNILGCLDVPTTGRYLLDGIDVGHLDEHQLSLVRNRKIGFIFQSFNLVPRTTALAQVELPLAYAGVRAAERRRRAVAALTMVGLEDRLDHRPNELSGGQQQRVAVARALVTAPAMLLADEPTGNLDSRSTEEVLAIVDRLNAAGRTVVLITHEDEVARHAKRVLRLVDGRIVSDVRQAPVEGPPPVLADHAAARPSAIGGGR, encoded by the coding sequence GTGAGCCCCAGGCTGACGGTCGGCCGAGGACGCGGCCGGGCCGCCCGCCCCGCCGCGCCCGGCCTGCCGTCCGGCCTGCCGTCCGCCCGGCCGACGGGCGTGCCGTCCGGCCCGGTACCGGTGATCTCGGTCCGCAGGGTCCGCAAGTCGTACGGCTCGGGCGAGGCCACCGTGCATGCGCTGCGCGGCCCCGACGACCCGGCCGGCGGCGAGCCGCTGGGCGTCAGCCTGGACGTCCGGCAGGGCGACTTCGTCGCCGTGATGGGCAGCTCCGGCTCCGGCAAATCGACCCTGATGAACATCCTGGGCTGCCTGGACGTGCCCACCACCGGCCGCTATCTGCTGGACGGCATCGACGTCGGGCACCTGGACGAGCACCAGCTCTCCCTGGTGCGCAACCGCAAGATCGGCTTCATCTTCCAGTCCTTCAACCTGGTGCCCCGCACCACCGCGCTGGCCCAGGTGGAGCTGCCGCTCGCCTATGCCGGGGTGCGTGCCGCCGAGCGGCGCCGCCGCGCGGTGGCGGCGCTCACCATGGTCGGCCTCGAAGACCGCCTGGACCACCGGCCCAATGAGCTCTCCGGCGGCCAGCAGCAGCGGGTGGCGGTGGCACGGGCGCTGGTCACCGCCCCGGCGATGCTGCTCGCGGACGAGCCCACCGGCAACCTGGACAGCCGTTCCACCGAGGAGGTGCTGGCCATCGTCGACCGGCTGAACGCGGCGGGCCGCACCGTGGTCCTGATCACCCATGAGGACGAGGTGGCCCGGCACGCCAAGCGGGTGCTGCGGCTGGTGGACGGGCGGATCGTCTCCGACGTCCGGCAGGCGCCGGTGGAGGGCCCGCCGCCGGTCCTGGCCGACCATGCGGCCGCCCGGCCCTCGGCGATCGGAGGCGGACGGTGA
- a CDS encoding ABC transporter permease, translated as MIAWQILRFAVGGLAANKVRSALTMLGVLIGVAAVILLLAVGNGSSEAVKNSITSLGTNALTVSSSGGGFGAARSTGATKELTLKDAKALATSEDAPDIKSVAPVVTGSGTAVYEGTEYTVNSLVGTYPAYFETTNSKVAQGDYFSNDDVLNSRKVAVIGSTTAEELFGTADPVGKSVVIGGTPFTVRGVLAEKGSTGISDSDDVVIAPLPTVQNAFTGFGALNQILVQATSADTTTAAQSEITQVLMGTHGIKDSSNLDFRVSSQESLLSARQSTSETFTVLLGAVAAISLLVGGIGITNIMLVTVTERTREIGIRKAIGAPKGVILGQFLAESTLLSVLGAALGVLVGVVGSHFTVVGIKPVVIPESVVGAFAIAVAIGLFFGSYPANRAASLRPIEALRHE; from the coding sequence GTGATCGCCTGGCAGATCCTGCGGTTCGCCGTCGGCGGGCTGGCGGCCAACAAGGTGCGCTCCGCGCTGACCATGCTCGGGGTGCTGATCGGCGTCGCGGCGGTGATCCTGCTGCTGGCGGTGGGCAACGGCTCCTCGGAGGCGGTGAAGAACTCCATCACCTCGCTGGGCACCAATGCGCTCACCGTCTCCTCCTCCGGCGGCGGCTTCGGCGCCGCGCGCTCCACCGGCGCCACCAAGGAACTGACCCTCAAGGACGCCAAGGCGCTGGCCACCTCCGAGGACGCCCCCGACATCAAGTCGGTCGCCCCGGTGGTCACCGGCTCCGGCACGGCCGTCTACGAGGGCACCGAATACACCGTCAACTCGCTCGTCGGCACCTACCCCGCCTACTTCGAGACCACCAACAGCAAGGTCGCCCAGGGCGACTACTTCTCCAACGACGATGTGCTCAACTCCCGCAAGGTGGCCGTGATCGGCTCCACCACGGCGGAGGAGCTGTTCGGCACCGCCGACCCGGTGGGCAAGAGCGTGGTCATCGGCGGCACCCCGTTCACCGTGCGCGGTGTGCTGGCGGAGAAGGGCAGCACCGGCATCAGCGACTCCGACGATGTGGTGATCGCCCCGCTGCCCACCGTGCAGAACGCCTTCACCGGCTTCGGCGCGCTCAACCAGATCCTGGTCCAGGCGACCTCCGCCGACACCACCACCGCCGCCCAGAGCGAGATCACCCAGGTGCTGATGGGCACCCATGGCATCAAGGACTCCAGCAACCTGGACTTCCGGGTGAGCAGCCAGGAGTCGCTGCTCTCCGCCCGGCAGAGCACCAGCGAGACCTTCACCGTGCTGCTCGGCGCGGTGGCCGCCATCTCGCTGCTGGTGGGCGGCATCGGGATCACCAACATCATGCTGGTGACCGTCACCGAGCGGACCCGGGAGATCGGCATCCGCAAGGCGATCGGTGCGCCCAAGGGCGTGATCCTCGGCCAGTTCCTCGCCGAGTCGACGCTGCTGTCGGTCCTGGGGGCCGCCCTCGGGGTGCTGGTCGGCGTGGTCGGCTCGCACTTCACCGTGGTCGGCATCAAACCGGTGGTCATCCCGGAGTCCGTGGTCGGCGCCTTCGCCATCGCGGTCGCCATCGGGCTCTTCTTCGGCAGCTACCCCGCCAACCGCGCCGCCTCGCTGCGGCCGATCGAGGCCCTGCGTCATGAGTAG
- a CDS encoding response regulator transcription factor has translation MDGTEPSAEASLLVVDDEPNIRELLAASLRFAGFRVASAASGEQALAAVAAERPDLVVLDVMLPDMDGFAVVRRLREESRRRPSGSGRAVGGADARDHLPVLFLTAKDGTGDKVIGLSVGDDYVTKPFSLEELIARIRAILRRTGGRADDGRLVVADLELDPVGHQVVRGGRPVSLSPTEFKLLHYLMANAGRVVSKMQILDHVWAYDFGGDLSIVESYISYLRRKLDLGAGDAPRLIHTVRGIGYVLRRPPQPRG, from the coding sequence ATGGACGGAACGGAACCCTCCGCCGAGGCCAGCCTGCTGGTCGTCGACGACGAGCCCAACATCCGCGAACTGCTCGCCGCCTCGCTGCGGTTCGCCGGTTTCCGGGTGGCCTCGGCCGCCAGCGGGGAGCAGGCGCTCGCCGCCGTCGCGGCCGAGCGGCCCGACCTGGTGGTGCTGGATGTGATGCTGCCCGACATGGACGGCTTCGCCGTCGTCCGGCGGCTGCGCGAGGAGTCCCGCCGCCGACCGTCCGGCTCCGGCCGGGCGGTCGGCGGCGCGGACGCCCGGGACCATCTGCCGGTGCTCTTCCTCACCGCCAAGGACGGCACCGGCGACAAGGTGATCGGGCTCTCGGTGGGCGACGACTATGTCACCAAGCCGTTCAGCCTGGAGGAGCTGATCGCCCGCATCCGCGCCATCCTGCGCCGCACCGGCGGCCGGGCCGACGACGGCCGACTGGTCGTCGCCGACCTGGAACTGGACCCGGTCGGCCACCAGGTGGTGCGCGGCGGCCGGCCGGTCTCCCTGTCGCCCACCGAGTTCAAGCTGCTGCACTACCTGATGGCCAACGCGGGCCGGGTGGTCTCCAAGATGCAGATCCTGGACCATGTGTGGGCGTATGACTTCGGCGGCGACCTCTCCATCGTCGAGTCCTATATCTCCTATCTGCGGCGCAAGCTCGACCTCGGCGCCGGGGACGCGCCGCGGCTGATCCACACCGTGCGGGGCATCGGCTATGTGCTGCGCCGCCCGCCGCAGCCCCGGGGCTGA
- a CDS encoding sensor histidine kinase, whose protein sequence is MRRPRLPLALPLRLPLLSLRSRLLALTLVLVAVGLVVSDTVVVGTVRVQLVDRVDQQLHRFGEPLSRRVAEPVPQTPAGWPPVRAAARLPSQYAVQFLRVDGTAEQTLRQPVAEGDPGPRLPALTARTLADRLGTAFDVPGEQGSGRWRALLLPVRDGSPGAPAAVVVAAPLAEVDATAGKLTTAFLLIGGSVLLLIAVAGWFAVRAGLRPLRRIEQDAALIAAGDLARRMPQASPRTEVGRLSAALNGMLTQIEAAFAARAESEARMRRFVADASHELRTPLAGIRGFAELYRMGALSTESEVQRTMARIESEAVRMGGLVEDLLTLARLDEQRPLERAPMDLRSLAADALHDLTALDPDRTVSLTGPGGDGAPGPAVVLGDEARLRQVVANLVGNAVAHTPAGTPVRIGVGTVDGGGVLEVADRGPGLTDEQAARVFERFYRVDASRSRQRGGGAGLGLAIAGALVAAHGGRVELVTAPGAGALFRVRIPAAEGRSALPG, encoded by the coding sequence GTGCGTCGCCCCCGGCTGCCGCTGGCGCTGCCGCTGCGGCTGCCGCTGCTGTCGCTGCGCTCCAGGCTGCTGGCACTGACCCTGGTGCTGGTCGCCGTCGGACTCGTGGTCAGCGACACGGTGGTGGTCGGGACGGTCCGGGTCCAGCTCGTGGACCGCGTCGACCAGCAGCTGCACCGCTTCGGCGAACCCCTCTCCCGGCGGGTGGCCGAGCCCGTCCCGCAGACGCCCGCCGGGTGGCCGCCGGTCCGGGCCGCCGCGCGGCTGCCCAGCCAGTACGCGGTGCAGTTCCTGCGGGTCGACGGCACCGCCGAGCAGACCCTGCGGCAGCCGGTGGCCGAGGGCGACCCCGGACCCCGGCTGCCGGCCCTCACCGCGCGTACCCTCGCCGACCGGCTGGGCACCGCCTTCGACGTCCCCGGCGAGCAGGGCTCCGGCCGCTGGCGGGCGCTGCTGCTGCCGGTACGGGACGGCTCCCCCGGCGCCCCGGCGGCGGTGGTGGTCGCCGCCCCGCTGGCCGAGGTGGACGCGACGGCGGGCAAGTTGACCACCGCCTTCCTGCTGATCGGCGGCTCGGTGCTGCTGCTGATCGCGGTCGCGGGCTGGTTCGCGGTACGGGCGGGGCTGCGGCCGCTGCGCCGGATCGAGCAGGACGCGGCACTGATCGCCGCCGGTGACCTCGCCCGCCGGATGCCGCAGGCGTCGCCGCGTACCGAGGTCGGCCGACTCTCCGCCGCGCTCAACGGCATGCTCACCCAGATCGAGGCGGCCTTCGCGGCGCGCGCCGAGTCGGAGGCGCGGATGCGGCGCTTTGTCGCCGACGCCTCCCATGAGCTGCGCACCCCGCTGGCCGGGATCCGCGGCTTCGCCGAGCTGTACCGGATGGGCGCGCTCTCCACCGAGTCCGAGGTGCAGCGGACCATGGCGCGGATCGAGAGCGAGGCGGTCCGGATGGGCGGCCTGGTCGAGGACCTGCTGACGCTCGCCCGGCTGGATGAGCAGCGCCCGCTGGAGCGCGCCCCCATGGATCTGCGCAGCCTGGCCGCCGACGCGCTGCACGACCTCACCGCGCTGGACCCGGACCGCACGGTGTCGCTCACCGGGCCGGGCGGCGACGGCGCCCCGGGTCCGGCGGTGGTGCTGGGCGACGAGGCGCGGCTGCGCCAGGTGGTGGCCAACCTGGTGGGCAATGCGGTGGCGCATACGCCCGCCGGTACGCCGGTGCGGATCGGGGTGGGCACGGTGGACGGCGGGGGAGTGCTGGAGGTGGCGGATCGCGGGCCGGGCCTGACGGACGAGCAGGCGGCCCGGGTCTTCGAGCGCTTCTACCGGGTGGACGCCTCCCGCAGTCGGCAGCGGGGCGGCGGCGCGGGGTTGGGGCTGGCCATCGCCGGTGCGCTGGTGGCGGCGCACGGGGGGCGGGTGGAGCTGGTCACCGCTCCGGGGGCGGGGGCCCTCTTCCGGGTCCGCATCCCGGCGGCGGAGGGCCGTTCGGCCCTGCCCGGGTAG
- a CDS encoding cytochrome ubiquinol oxidase subunit I translates to MDLALAPETIARWQFGVTTVYHFLFVPLTISLAAITAGLETAWVRTGKEKYFHATRFWGKLFLINIAMGVVTGIVQEFQFGMNWSDYSRFVGDVFGAPLAMEALIAFFFESTFIGLWIFGWDRLPKKLHCATIWMVALGTVLSAYFILAANSWMQHPVGYRIDPATGKAQLTDIGAVLFQNTALAQFAHTLTAAFLTGGAFVVGIASFHLWRTKRRQGAGKPVDSRTTLAMRTSLRVGLVVAVVAGLGTALSGDTLGKVMFEQQPMKMASAEALWDSQAPAPFSVFAVGDVAKGHNTVAVEIPGLLSFLAHSDFRSEVPGINNLAAAEAARYGGDAQDYLPNVPVTYWGFRWMIGFGMTSFACALAGLWLTRSRRWVAPEMRTAPDEVPRLMLTRTRELGPFLTRWGWRIGILTMGFPLIANSWGWIFTEMGRQPWVVFGLMRTADAVSPGVSTAEQLTTLIGFTLLYAALAVVEVKLLVKYAKAGPVSSERPPEKDPTLRGPSGGDGAAEDADKPLAFAY, encoded by the coding sequence GTGGACCTAGCGCTGGCTCCCGAGACGATCGCCCGGTGGCAGTTCGGCGTCACCACCGTCTACCACTTTCTCTTCGTCCCCCTCACGATCAGTCTGGCCGCCATCACCGCAGGTCTGGAGACCGCGTGGGTGCGCACCGGCAAGGAGAAGTACTTCCACGCCACCAGGTTCTGGGGGAAGCTCTTCCTGATCAACATCGCGATGGGCGTGGTCACCGGCATCGTGCAGGAGTTCCAGTTCGGTATGAACTGGTCGGACTACTCCCGCTTCGTCGGTGATGTCTTCGGCGCCCCGCTGGCGATGGAGGCGCTGATCGCCTTCTTCTTCGAGTCCACCTTCATCGGGCTGTGGATCTTCGGCTGGGACCGGCTGCCCAAGAAGCTGCACTGCGCCACCATCTGGATGGTCGCCCTCGGCACCGTGCTGTCCGCGTACTTCATCCTCGCCGCCAACTCCTGGATGCAGCACCCCGTCGGGTACCGGATCGACCCGGCCACCGGCAAGGCGCAGCTCACCGACATCGGCGCGGTGCTCTTCCAGAACACCGCCCTGGCCCAGTTCGCCCACACCCTCACGGCGGCCTTCCTCACCGGCGGCGCCTTTGTGGTCGGTATCGCCTCCTTCCACCTCTGGCGCACCAAGCGCAGGCAGGGCGCGGGCAAGCCGGTCGACTCCAGGACGACGCTGGCGATGCGCACCTCGCTGCGGGTCGGCCTGGTCGTCGCGGTGGTCGCCGGGCTGGGCACCGCGCTCAGCGGCGACACCCTGGGCAAGGTGATGTTCGAGCAGCAGCCGATGAAGATGGCCTCCGCCGAGGCGCTGTGGGACAGCCAGGCGCCCGCCCCGTTCTCGGTCTTCGCGGTCGGCGACGTGGCCAAGGGCCACAACACGGTGGCGGTGGAGATCCCCGGACTGCTCTCCTTCCTGGCGCACAGCGACTTCCGCTCCGAGGTGCCCGGCATCAACAACCTGGCCGCCGCCGAGGCCGCCCGGTACGGCGGGGACGCCCAGGACTACCTGCCCAATGTGCCGGTCACCTACTGGGGCTTCCGCTGGATGATCGGGTTCGGCATGACCTCGTTCGCCTGTGCGCTGGCCGGGCTCTGGCTCACCCGCAGCCGCCGCTGGGTGGCCCCGGAGATGCGCACCGCCCCCGACGAGGTGCCCCGCCTGATGCTCACCCGCACCCGGGAGCTGGGCCCGTTCCTCACCCGGTGGGGCTGGCGGATCGGCATCCTCACCATGGGCTTCCCGCTGATCGCCAACTCCTGGGGGTGGATCTTCACCGAGATGGGCCGTCAGCCCTGGGTGGTCTTCGGCCTGATGCGCACCGCCGACGCGGTCTCCCCCGGGGTCTCCACCGCCGAGCAGCTCACCACCCTGATCGGCTTCACCCTGCTCTATGCCGCGCTGGCCGTGGTCGAGGTGAAGCTGCTGGTGAAGTACGCCAAGGCCGGACCGGTCAGCTCCGAGCGACCGCCGGAGAAGGACCCCACCCTGCGCGGCCCCTCGGGCGGCGACGGCGCCGCCGAAGACGCCGACAAGCCCCTCGCCTTCGCCTACTGA